The following are encoded in a window of Bdellovibrio svalbardensis genomic DNA:
- the rplQ gene encoding 50S ribosomal protein L17, with protein MSSHRRRIKHFDRKSGPRKALLRGLVCSLVEHGRITTTVDRAKETRRHVERAITLGKKGDLSTTRLLMSRYPNKDVVSAIMKDIAPRFATRPGGYTRIIKIGRRPGDTAEMAFLEFVDYDFEAKGAVKETKAAKGAKAEPKADKAAAKAKKAATKLVAAKNKNVKKIQKKARATSRA; from the coding sequence ATGAGTTCACACAGAAGAAGAATTAAGCATTTCGATCGTAAATCTGGCCCTAGAAAAGCTCTTTTGAGAGGACTAGTTTGTTCTCTAGTTGAGCATGGCCGTATTACTACAACTGTTGACCGTGCGAAAGAAACTCGCCGTCACGTTGAAAGAGCGATCACACTTGGTAAAAAAGGTGACTTGTCTACAACTCGTTTGTTGATGTCTCGTTACCCAAATAAAGACGTTGTTAGCGCGATCATGAAAGATATCGCTCCACGTTTCGCGACTCGTCCTGGTGGTTACACTCGTATCATCAAAATCGGTCGTCGTCCTGGTGACACTGCTGAAATGGCATTCCTTGAGTTCGTAGACTATGACTTCGAAGCTAAAGGTGCAGTAAAAGAAACTAAAGCTGCTAAAGGCGCTAAAGCAGAACCAAAAGCTGATAAAGCTGCTGCTAAAGCGAAAAAAGCTGCTACTAAACTAGTTGCAGCTAAAAACAAAAACGTTAAAAAGATCCAGAAAAAAGCAAGAGCAACATCTCGCGCATAG
- a CDS encoding lysylphosphatidylglycerol synthase transmembrane domain-containing protein: MIKHTKKFLLQALKIVFSAGIIYWLVSSGKLNFSALRALLAPGPAAMALSLVALNLFLASERWRVLIKSQGLKAKSWPVFKLSLIGIFFNFAMPGGVGGDVIKGYYFARQNPGSKVVAVTSILMDRVMGLFAMILMALLVMVYDMDHITHVPSLMTLFWFILALFLGFSVALAMVFSQQLYKKNILKKAINLLPLSEKFLKLYESMHLYGRQGKRILWVILLSLITQSCAILFLYLVGITAGYNDISLKTYFLVAPLGFMATAIPISPAGVGVGQAAFYFLFNIYNGKTSDLGPTTITAFQVGTFLVSLLGAFFYLRFKGHSEISDLEQVS; the protein is encoded by the coding sequence ATGATCAAGCACACAAAAAAATTCCTGCTTCAGGCTCTAAAAATCGTCTTCTCAGCGGGGATTATCTATTGGCTCGTTTCTTCGGGCAAACTGAACTTCTCTGCCCTGCGTGCCCTGCTTGCTCCTGGCCCCGCGGCAATGGCCCTCAGCCTCGTTGCCCTCAATCTGTTCTTAGCCAGCGAACGTTGGCGAGTTCTGATAAAATCTCAGGGTTTAAAGGCCAAATCTTGGCCAGTATTCAAACTCAGTCTCATCGGTATTTTCTTTAACTTCGCGATGCCAGGAGGCGTGGGTGGCGACGTTATCAAGGGATACTATTTCGCTCGTCAAAATCCAGGCAGCAAAGTGGTCGCCGTCACAAGCATTCTGATGGACCGCGTGATGGGGCTTTTCGCCATGATCCTTATGGCTCTTTTGGTGATGGTCTACGACATGGACCATATCACCCATGTTCCAAGCCTGATGACGCTGTTCTGGTTTATTCTCGCTTTGTTTTTGGGATTTTCAGTGGCTCTTGCGATGGTTTTCTCACAGCAACTTTATAAGAAAAATATTCTTAAAAAAGCCATCAACCTGCTGCCTTTGTCTGAAAAGTTTTTGAAGCTTTATGAAAGCATGCACCTTTACGGAAGGCAGGGTAAACGCATTTTGTGGGTGATCTTGTTGAGCCTGATCACCCAATCCTGCGCGATTCTGTTTCTTTACCTTGTCGGCATTACAGCCGGCTACAACGATATTTCTTTGAAAACTTACTTCTTGGTCGCCCCTCTGGGCTTCATGGCAACGGCCATCCCCATCTCCCCTGCTGGAGTCGGTGTCGGCCAAGCAGCCTTTTATTTCCTATTCAATATTTACAATGGAAAAACATCAGACTTGGGCCCTACCACAATCACAGCCTTCCAAGTCGGAACCTTCCTGGTCAGTCTGCTCGGCGCTTTCTTTTACTTGCGCTTCAAGGGCCACTCCGAAATTTCAGACCTAGAACAAGTCAGCTAA
- a CDS encoding DNA-directed RNA polymerase subunit alpha, which yields MQEHYYKFWREMIKPKGFEVDRDSLRDDYAKFIIRPLERGFGVTLGNSLRRILLSSMMGSAITAVKFEGVLHEFTTIPDVLEDVTDIILNLKEVRFKQYTADALTLKINKKGPGKVTAADIQTSDKIEVLNPDHHIATLGANGNFAAEIIVSFGRGYVPTENRETDLPVGFIGVDALYSPIRKVNYNVSNARVGQRTDYDALTLEVWTDGSLKPEESVALSSKIMKEQLQIFLTFDETMEPAEESREMGSPSLNENLFRSVDDLELSVRSANCLKNANIRYIGELVVRSEAEMLKTKNFGRKSLNEIKEILGEMGLGLGMKIDGWPPAGWDPSQPPQKRESQQ from the coding sequence ATGCAAGAGCATTATTATAAATTTTGGAGAGAGATGATCAAGCCGAAGGGATTCGAGGTTGATCGTGATTCTCTTCGTGATGACTACGCAAAGTTCATTATCCGTCCCCTCGAAAGAGGTTTTGGGGTTACTCTTGGTAACTCCCTAAGAAGAATTCTTCTTAGTTCTATGATGGGTTCTGCGATTACTGCGGTTAAATTCGAAGGCGTATTGCACGAGTTTACAACGATCCCTGACGTTCTTGAGGATGTTACTGACATCATCTTGAACCTTAAGGAAGTTCGTTTTAAACAATACACTGCTGATGCTTTGACTTTGAAGATCAATAAAAAAGGTCCAGGCAAAGTAACTGCAGCTGATATCCAAACTTCTGATAAGATCGAGGTTCTAAACCCTGATCACCATATCGCAACTTTGGGTGCAAACGGTAACTTCGCAGCTGAGATCATCGTAAGCTTCGGCCGTGGATACGTTCCGACTGAGAACAGAGAAACTGATCTTCCTGTAGGCTTTATTGGCGTTGACGCTCTTTACAGCCCTATCAGAAAAGTAAACTACAATGTTTCTAATGCACGCGTTGGTCAAAGAACTGACTACGATGCATTGACTTTGGAAGTATGGACTGACGGTTCTTTGAAACCTGAAGAATCTGTAGCTCTTTCATCAAAAATCATGAAAGAACAACTTCAGATTTTCCTTACTTTCGATGAAACAATGGAGCCAGCTGAAGAGTCTCGTGAAATGGGTTCTCCTTCTTTGAATGAGAATTTGTTCCGCTCTGTAGACGATCTTGAGCTTTCTGTTCGTTCTGCGAACTGCTTGAAAAACGCTAACATCCGCTACATTGGTGAGTTGGTTGTTCGTTCTGAAGCAGAGATGCTTAAAACTAAAAACTTTGGCCGTAAGTCACTTAACGAAATCAAGGAGATCCTTGGTGAGATGGGACTTGGTCTTGGCATGAAAATCGACGGCTGGCCTCCAGCTGGTTGGGACCCTAGCCAACCTCCTCAAAAGAGAGAAAGCCAACAGTAA
- a CDS encoding HAD-IIIA family hydrolase: MQIWEQLIADTVQLGGTLVFIKEQVPADMSQWLAPFKNSSNCDLPVVTRSVQDLLSRKFQTKSQDLIFFFESQKTFISSLNSVLQGQRILLADGSAIQGIDFAWKEASLSQWISSLKAVEAYLASAKPLHENLSTQEAPCLFLDRDDVVVRNVPYNNDPAKVELMPGAVELINQAHADGFWVALVTNQSGLGRGRISWLEYKGVHQQMLQLLAAQGCWIDECVWASFIENEAVIEGRLFASLRKPRAGMFQLVHDKLRTRMADSFMVGDSATDLIAAHSAGVKHLHLFNSEKFAKEEATLREYQKNHPQFQFHVLKNLSDLKLGN, from the coding sequence ATGCAAATTTGGGAACAATTGATTGCCGATACAGTACAGCTTGGTGGAACCTTGGTCTTTATTAAGGAGCAGGTGCCTGCGGACATGTCGCAATGGTTAGCACCCTTTAAGAATTCATCTAATTGCGATCTTCCAGTCGTCACTCGATCTGTTCAGGATTTACTTTCGCGTAAGTTTCAAACCAAGTCTCAAGATTTGATTTTCTTTTTTGAATCTCAAAAAACGTTTATTTCCTCATTGAACTCTGTCTTACAGGGGCAGCGGATTTTATTGGCCGATGGTTCAGCTATTCAGGGGATTGATTTTGCCTGGAAAGAAGCGTCTTTATCTCAATGGATCAGTTCTTTGAAGGCTGTTGAGGCTTATCTCGCATCCGCTAAACCTCTGCATGAAAACCTAAGCACGCAGGAAGCTCCCTGCTTATTCTTGGATCGCGATGACGTGGTTGTGCGGAATGTTCCCTATAACAACGATCCTGCGAAAGTGGAGCTCATGCCTGGGGCGGTGGAGTTGATCAATCAGGCGCATGCTGATGGCTTTTGGGTGGCTTTGGTCACCAATCAATCGGGCTTGGGACGTGGACGTATTTCTTGGCTTGAGTATAAGGGCGTTCATCAGCAAATGTTGCAGCTATTGGCGGCACAAGGTTGTTGGATTGATGAATGTGTCTGGGCTTCATTCATTGAGAATGAAGCGGTGATCGAGGGTCGCTTGTTTGCAAGTCTTCGCAAACCTCGCGCGGGGATGTTCCAGCTGGTGCATGATAAACTTCGCACCAGGATGGCGGACTCATTTATGGTGGGTGACAGCGCGACAGATCTGATCGCCGCTCACTCTGCCGGAGTGAAGCATCTGCATCTGTTCAATTCGGAAAAATTTGCGAAGGAAGAAGCCACTCTTCGTGAATATCAAAAGAATCATCCGCAATTTCAATTTCATGTTCTAAAAAATTTGTCAGACTTAAAGCTCGGAAACTAA
- a CDS encoding mannose-1-phosphate guanylyltransferase/mannose-6-phosphate isomerase, translating to MIPVILSGGSGTRLWPVSRQQMPKQFCTIFDKSLQTFTLQRSLRLGSPWIVTSKALQTLTELNLKDNKASGVQVVYEPFGKNTAPAIAVLCQLLKLQGKADEVVGIFPSDHLITKEDVFLNVVEFAASVAKDNKVVTLGIKPSYPETGYGYIQTEPTSFKDKGSLKAFSVVKFHEKPSLEKAQEFLAHGSFSWNAGIFVFKVSHMASLFEKHQPEMWALVSTLKADSSNLEEIYTKVKSISIDYAIMEHLSGGELTCIPAEFGWSDVGSWDAVASLQKGHEVLNVSGKDNFVFGDDDKHYSFVGIDDVIVVDTKDALMLVKKGHSQDVRHVVEALTKQQSKLVKEHVYEYRPWGYFEILKDTENFKSKVIRVNPHAQISYQSHAKREEHWTITVGSGEVVLNDQVIPVQAGSHIHIPLGAKHRIRNNTEHMLEFVEVQLGTYFGEDDIVRYQDDYKRS from the coding sequence GTGATTCCAGTGATTTTATCTGGTGGCAGCGGAACTCGGTTGTGGCCTGTATCGCGTCAGCAAATGCCGAAGCAGTTTTGCACCATTTTTGATAAGTCTTTGCAGACCTTTACTTTGCAAAGAAGCCTGCGCTTGGGATCGCCTTGGATCGTCACTTCGAAAGCCTTGCAGACTCTGACGGAGCTGAATCTCAAAGATAATAAAGCCTCTGGGGTGCAGGTAGTTTATGAACCCTTCGGGAAAAACACGGCTCCGGCAATCGCAGTTCTTTGTCAGCTTCTAAAGCTACAAGGCAAAGCGGATGAGGTTGTTGGTATTTTTCCTTCCGATCATTTGATTACAAAAGAAGATGTCTTCCTGAACGTTGTTGAGTTCGCAGCTTCGGTTGCAAAAGATAACAAAGTTGTCACGTTGGGCATTAAGCCTTCTTATCCAGAAACTGGTTATGGATATATTCAAACCGAGCCAACGAGTTTTAAAGATAAAGGTTCGTTGAAGGCATTCTCTGTCGTGAAGTTTCATGAAAAACCTTCCCTGGAAAAAGCACAGGAGTTTTTGGCGCACGGAAGCTTTAGTTGGAACGCTGGAATTTTTGTTTTCAAGGTTTCCCACATGGCCAGTCTTTTTGAAAAACACCAACCTGAAATGTGGGCTTTGGTTTCGACATTGAAGGCCGACTCTTCAAATCTTGAAGAGATTTATACAAAAGTAAAAAGCATTTCCATCGACTACGCCATCATGGAGCATTTGAGCGGTGGGGAGTTGACATGCATTCCTGCGGAATTTGGCTGGAGTGATGTGGGCTCTTGGGATGCGGTGGCCTCTTTGCAAAAGGGTCATGAGGTTTTGAATGTCTCTGGTAAAGATAACTTTGTCTTTGGTGACGACGACAAACATTACTCATTTGTGGGGATTGACGACGTTATCGTTGTAGATACCAAAGATGCCCTGATGCTTGTGAAGAAGGGTCATTCACAGGATGTTCGTCATGTTGTCGAAGCATTGACGAAGCAACAATCCAAGCTCGTGAAAGAGCATGTCTACGAATATCGTCCTTGGGGTTATTTTGAAATCTTGAAGGATACCGAGAATTTTAAATCCAAAGTGATCCGTGTAAATCCTCATGCGCAGATCTCTTACCAGTCTCACGCCAAGCGTGAAGAACATTGGACGATCACAGTGGGATCTGGTGAAGTTGTTCTGAATGATCAGGTGATTCCGGTCCAAGCGGGGAGTCATATTCATATCCCATTGGGAGCGAAGCATCGCATTCGCAACAACACTGAGCATATGCTGGAGTTTGTGGAGGTTCAGTTAGGAACCTACTTCGGGGAAGATGATATCGTCCGCTATCAGGATGATTACAAGCGCTCTTAA
- a CDS encoding TIGR03545 family protein — MTTEINSLPKKKKGIIRWGAIIPFTIISLLVGLYFHFFFDGHLRRGMEWVGYKALGAEVNIADLKTSFFDASIRIQGIELTDAEKPTHDSIKIGDVRFSMLWDALLRVKFVINEAAVEQIEFGVKRQSPGKVAPPPPVSNEPGVLSTEGGKLKADAQKELEARYGDNVLGDVIGMLSGTDPNAQLQKLQETLPSKAMIEKFQKDLESKQQTWDARLKNLPQGKDIQALGDRLNKIQYKDFKSPQELTSALQQLDAVYKDADGKYKQIQAVTDDLGKDLKALQTQYQDIEKQVKVDIKSLEQHFKIPQLDAKALTMAVFSRYLAPYKAKFFRYKDLAEKYLPPKFLKKGQDKTEEEEVAIQPHPREKGISYEFGRPNSYPMFWLKRTAVSSQAGSSPNAGNIKGEILDITSNQRLIGRPTVATLAGDFPGMQIFGFLAKLSLDNRKDDAIIKYLLKVDSYALEGKELVQSPDVHIAFNKATGALGIEGSLVGFKDLNVSLDNKFTKIDYSVSSKNEIADQILKAVFAGIPVVTLTAQGQGVLPKVDLAINSNLGPELQKGFEKQIQAKIDEARKKIQAYVEQEIGKQKAQVEAELNKLKSQFEGEIKKAQVQLDDQKKQVESKVNSAKKDAENQGKKQLEEQGKKALDDLKKQFGW; from the coding sequence ATGACAACTGAAATCAACTCTCTACCAAAAAAGAAAAAAGGCATCATTCGTTGGGGTGCCATCATTCCCTTCACTATCATTTCTTTGCTCGTTGGACTTTATTTCCACTTCTTCTTTGACGGTCATCTTCGTCGCGGAATGGAATGGGTGGGCTACAAGGCTCTAGGTGCTGAAGTTAATATCGCGGATCTTAAAACCAGCTTTTTCGATGCCAGCATTCGCATCCAAGGGATCGAACTCACTGACGCAGAAAAGCCAACTCACGACTCTATCAAAATTGGCGACGTTCGTTTTTCTATGCTTTGGGACGCTCTTCTTCGCGTGAAGTTCGTCATCAATGAAGCCGCTGTTGAACAAATCGAATTCGGAGTAAAAAGACAATCACCGGGCAAGGTCGCACCACCACCACCCGTCTCCAATGAGCCTGGTGTTCTTTCTACCGAAGGCGGAAAGCTCAAAGCAGATGCACAAAAAGAACTTGAAGCACGTTATGGCGACAACGTTCTGGGTGATGTCATTGGCATGCTCAGCGGAACAGATCCCAATGCGCAACTACAGAAGCTTCAAGAAACTCTTCCCTCAAAGGCCATGATTGAGAAGTTCCAAAAAGATCTTGAGTCCAAACAGCAAACCTGGGACGCCAGACTTAAAAATCTTCCTCAGGGCAAAGACATTCAAGCCTTGGGAGATCGTTTAAATAAAATCCAATACAAGGATTTCAAATCACCTCAAGAGCTCACCAGCGCCCTTCAGCAGTTGGATGCTGTCTACAAAGACGCCGATGGAAAATACAAACAAATCCAAGCGGTGACGGATGACTTGGGCAAAGATTTAAAAGCTCTGCAGACTCAATATCAGGACATTGAGAAGCAAGTGAAGGTAGACATCAAGTCCCTTGAACAGCACTTCAAAATTCCCCAACTGGATGCCAAAGCCCTGACGATGGCTGTCTTCAGTCGTTACCTTGCACCTTACAAAGCAAAGTTCTTCCGCTACAAAGACCTGGCAGAAAAATACCTTCCACCGAAGTTCTTGAAGAAGGGCCAAGACAAAACCGAGGAAGAAGAAGTTGCGATCCAACCGCATCCACGTGAAAAAGGCATTTCATATGAGTTCGGTCGCCCGAATTCCTATCCAATGTTCTGGTTGAAGCGTACAGCCGTCAGCTCTCAAGCGGGCTCATCGCCGAATGCTGGAAACATCAAAGGTGAAATTCTGGACATCACATCAAATCAACGTCTCATTGGCAGACCTACGGTTGCAACTCTTGCTGGAGACTTCCCTGGCATGCAGATTTTTGGTTTCCTTGCAAAACTCTCTTTAGACAACCGCAAGGATGATGCAATCATTAAATACCTCTTGAAGGTTGATTCTTATGCCCTTGAAGGCAAAGAACTGGTGCAGTCTCCTGATGTTCATATTGCCTTCAATAAAGCCACCGGAGCCCTGGGAATTGAAGGAAGCCTTGTCGGATTTAAAGATTTAAATGTCAGCCTCGACAATAAGTTTACAAAGATCGACTACAGCGTTTCCTCTAAAAATGAAATTGCCGATCAAATCTTGAAAGCTGTTTTCGCCGGCATTCCGGTCGTGACGTTGACAGCTCAGGGACAAGGAGTTCTTCCTAAAGTTGATCTTGCCATCAACTCGAATCTTGGACCCGAACTGCAAAAGGGATTTGAAAAACAGATCCAGGCTAAAATTGATGAAGCTCGCAAAAAGATTCAAGCCTACGTAGAGCAAGAAATTGGAAAACAAAAAGCACAAGTTGAAGCCGAGCTCAACAAACTGAAATCGCAATTTGAAGGCGAAATAAAGAAAGCCCAAGTTCAGTTGGATGACCAAAAGAAGCAAGTCGAAAGCAAAGTAAACTCTGCGAAAAAAGATGCGGAAAACCAAGGGAAGAAGCAACTTGAGGAACAGGGCAAGAAAGCCCTCGACGATTTGAAAAAGCAATTTGGTTGGTAA
- a CDS encoding TlpA family protein disulfide reductase, translating into MKQHLKAFAIVVILGALAIWGFNTFFLPKVQQAPTTMATVESMEKDGVPNFSAKTLSGESIELEQFKGKVVILNFWASWCGPCVEEVPSLIKLVKEFKGDVVLIAISGDSNEEDIRVFLKSFPELNGEHIKIVYDQDRSKMKMFDIARLPESMVLSADHKLAKKLVGSINWYTNDSIEYMRSLIKK; encoded by the coding sequence ATGAAACAACATCTTAAAGCTTTTGCGATCGTCGTTATTTTAGGGGCTCTTGCTATCTGGGGCTTCAATACCTTCTTTTTGCCGAAGGTGCAGCAAGCGCCTACAACGATGGCTACGGTCGAATCCATGGAAAAGGACGGGGTGCCGAACTTCTCTGCGAAGACTTTGAGTGGCGAGTCCATCGAGCTTGAGCAATTTAAAGGCAAAGTTGTTATTTTGAACTTCTGGGCTTCTTGGTGTGGACCTTGCGTTGAGGAAGTTCCTTCTTTGATCAAGCTGGTTAAGGAGTTTAAAGGTGATGTCGTCCTTATAGCGATCTCTGGCGACAGCAATGAAGAAGATATCAGAGTCTTTCTGAAGTCTTTCCCTGAGCTCAATGGTGAGCATATAAAGATCGTTTATGATCAAGATCGCTCTAAGATGAAAATGTTCGATATCGCTCGTCTTCCTGAATCAATGGTCTTAAGCGCGGACCACAAGCTTGCGAAGAAGCTTGTGGGCTCTATTAATTGGTACACGAACGACTCTATTGAGTATATGCGCTCTCTTATTAAGAAGTAG
- a CDS encoding TIGR03546 family protein, which produces MTLLLKQIFNFLKLLNSDTETSPLAYGLSLGLILGFAPFFSIQTFIVLFIIFIFRVQLGAAFLSAFFFKFVAFLFDYPAHLLGKSVLEAEPLRPLFVSLYNMPIVPMTRFNNSIVMGSMIVSLVLFPFAFYAFKALILAYRATVVARFKGTKAWKAFTATKFYNWYTKYDELYG; this is translated from the coding sequence ATGACATTACTTTTAAAGCAGATATTTAATTTTCTTAAACTACTCAATTCCGATACCGAAACAAGCCCCCTTGCATACGGTCTTTCACTCGGATTGATTTTGGGTTTTGCACCATTCTTCTCAATTCAAACCTTCATTGTTCTTTTCATTATCTTTATTTTCCGGGTTCAATTGGGGGCCGCATTCCTTTCTGCTTTCTTCTTTAAATTTGTCGCTTTTCTTTTCGACTATCCAGCCCACCTACTCGGAAAATCTGTCCTGGAGGCCGAGCCACTTCGCCCTCTCTTTGTCAGCCTTTACAACATGCCGATCGTCCCGATGACTCGCTTTAATAACAGCATTGTGATGGGCTCCATGATTGTTTCTCTGGTCCTGTTCCCCTTTGCATTCTACGCATTCAAAGCCTTGATCCTCGCTTACAGAGCCACTGTGGTCGCACGATTCAAAGGAACCAAAGCTTGGAAAGCATTCACGGCAACAAAATTCTATAACTGGTACACGAAGTACGACGAACTTTACGGTTAG